A window of the Egibacter rhizosphaerae genome harbors these coding sequences:
- a CDS encoding LLM class flavin-dependent oxidoreductase: protein MPVPLSILDLAEIGEGDTAASAFDASVRLAQQAEAWGYRRVWYAEHHNIPAIASAATSVLIAHVAAHTRHIRVGAGGVMLPNHAPLTIAEQFGTLETLHPGRIDLGLGRAPGTDQNTLRALRRDPAAANDFPQDVLELQGYLTGETRIPGVHATPGHGTNVPLYILGSSLFGARLAAGLGLPYAFASHFAPQALGAAVAAYRSEFRPSAELDRPHVIAGINVIAADRRADAEQQFLEAKRRRVKLLLGRGRALTDEDADAILDSPQAGPVLEMVRHTAVGTPDEAIAHLERFAAHADADELMLASAAPDKAAAHRSLELVAEGYGLASVA from the coding sequence GTGCCCGTCCCGCTCTCGATCCTCGACCTCGCCGAGATCGGCGAGGGTGACACCGCCGCCAGCGCGTTCGACGCGAGCGTGCGGCTCGCCCAGCAGGCGGAGGCCTGGGGGTACCGCCGCGTGTGGTACGCCGAGCACCACAACATCCCCGCCATCGCCTCGGCCGCCACGAGCGTGCTCATCGCGCACGTCGCCGCCCACACCCGGCACATCCGAGTCGGCGCCGGCGGGGTGATGCTGCCCAACCACGCACCGCTCACGATCGCCGAGCAGTTCGGCACGCTCGAGACGTTGCACCCCGGCCGCATCGACCTCGGACTCGGGCGCGCGCCCGGCACCGACCAGAACACCCTCCGCGCGCTGCGTCGCGACCCCGCGGCCGCGAACGACTTCCCGCAGGACGTGCTCGAGCTGCAGGGCTACCTCACCGGTGAGACGCGCATCCCCGGGGTCCACGCGACTCCCGGGCACGGGACGAACGTGCCGCTCTACATCCTGGGCTCGTCGCTGTTCGGTGCGCGGTTGGCCGCCGGTCTGGGGCTCCCGTACGCCTTCGCCTCGCACTTCGCCCCACAGGCGCTGGGGGCCGCGGTCGCGGCCTACCGCAGCGAGTTCCGCCCGTCCGCGGAGCTCGATCGGCCCCACGTGATCGCGGGCATCAACGTGATCGCCGCCGACCGGCGCGCCGACGCCGAGCAGCAGTTCCTGGAGGCCAAGCGCCGCCGGGTCAAGTTGCTGCTCGGGCGCGGTCGGGCGCTCACCGACGAGGACGCCGACGCGATCCTGGATTCGCCCCAGGCGGGACCGGTGCTCGAGATGGTGCGCCACACCGCCGTCGGGACGCCGGACGAGGCGATCGCCCACCTCGAGCGGTTCGCCGCCCACGCCGACGCCGACGAGCTGATGCTGGCCTCGGCCGCGCCGGACAAGGCCGCGGCGCACCGTTCGCTCGAGCTCGTCGCCGAGGGCTACGGCCTCGCCTCCGTCGCCTGA
- a CDS encoding L,D-transpeptidase family protein gives MGVRGRASRVRTAVVAVIGGSIAVIVAMGVAVVALAHQEFDSGRLLAGTTIAGVDVEGLAPTEAVDVVAAHLLDDEQPLVTVEVDDRQWPMHATEALDADALSREVADAIETSHARFRELSPFGMVSARWLGRSPGIAVDVRLPTDRDGVDAFVRDVAGEVDEAAVDAEIAVVDGWMEFRAERTGRDLDRVATSARVREAVKAGEAEVTGTVRTVQPQRTLDEYADVLLVRQGDRRLYHYVDGEIEAEWPVAVGAGGSPTPTGRFVVGAKRASPTWHNPAADGWGEDMPEVIDPGPDNPLGLRALNWLGEDGADTLVRFHGTADGGSIGQAASRGCVRLSNEHVIELFDRVPQGATIISI, from the coding sequence ATGGGGGTACGGGGGCGGGCGTCTCGTGTCCGCACGGCGGTCGTCGCGGTGATCGGCGGATCCATTGCGGTGATCGTGGCGATGGGCGTGGCCGTGGTCGCGTTGGCGCACCAGGAGTTCGACAGCGGCCGACTGCTGGCCGGCACGACGATCGCGGGCGTGGACGTCGAGGGCCTCGCGCCCACCGAGGCGGTCGACGTCGTGGCCGCGCACCTGCTCGACGATGAGCAACCGCTCGTGACGGTGGAGGTCGACGACCGGCAGTGGCCAATGCACGCCACCGAGGCCCTCGACGCCGACGCGCTGTCGCGCGAGGTGGCGGACGCGATCGAGACGTCCCACGCCCGCTTCCGCGAGCTGTCGCCGTTCGGGATGGTGTCGGCGCGCTGGCTCGGCCGCTCCCCCGGGATCGCGGTGGACGTCCGCCTACCCACCGACCGGGACGGGGTCGACGCCTTCGTCCGGGACGTGGCCGGCGAGGTCGACGAGGCCGCGGTCGACGCGGAGATCGCGGTGGTCGACGGCTGGATGGAGTTTCGCGCCGAGCGCACCGGGCGAGACCTCGACCGGGTCGCCACGAGCGCCCGGGTGCGCGAGGCCGTGAAAGCGGGCGAGGCCGAGGTCACCGGCACGGTACGTACGGTGCAACCACAGCGGACGCTCGACGAGTACGCGGACGTGCTGCTCGTGCGACAGGGGGATCGCCGCCTGTATCACTACGTCGACGGAGAGATCGAGGCGGAGTGGCCGGTCGCCGTCGGCGCCGGGGGCAGCCCGACCCCGACCGGCCGGTTCGTCGTGGGCGCCAAACGCGCCAGCCCCACGTGGCACAACCCCGCCGCGGACGGGTGGGGCGAGGACATGCCCGAGGTCATCGACCCGGGTCCGGACAACCCGCTGGGCTTGCGGGCGCTGAACTGGCTCGGTGAAGACGGCGCGGACACGCTCGTGCGGTTCCACGGCACCGCCGATGGGGGTTCGATCGGCCAGGCTGCCTCACGCGGCTGCGTGCGCCTGTCCAACGAGCACGTCATCGAGCTCTTCGACCGCGTCCCGCAGGGCGCCACGATCATCTCGATCTGA
- a CDS encoding DUF4389 domain-containing protein: MDSGPAHPVTLDARLDEPSRALWLVKWLLAIPHLVVLFFLWIAFAVLTLVAGVAILFTARYPRSLFDFNVGVVRWSWRVQYYAYGVLGTDRYPPFRLSRTDYPADFDVAYPERLSRGLVLVKWWLLALPHYFVVAVFTGGAGTIAYQAGDQTWQVALGGGLIGLLVLIAGVALLFTARYPSGLFDLVMGLQRWVYRVLAYAALMTDEYPPFRLDPGGPEPVPAPGPGPGAPEAGAGATPRTAPAG, from the coding sequence ATGGACTCCGGCCCGGCACATCCGGTCACGTTGGACGCTCGACTGGACGAGCCGTCGCGGGCGCTGTGGTTGGTGAAGTGGTTGCTGGCGATCCCGCACCTCGTCGTGCTGTTCTTCCTGTGGATCGCGTTCGCGGTCTTAACCCTCGTCGCCGGTGTCGCGATTCTGTTCACCGCGCGCTATCCCCGATCGCTGTTCGACTTCAACGTCGGCGTTGTGCGCTGGAGCTGGCGGGTGCAGTACTACGCCTACGGCGTGCTGGGCACCGACCGGTATCCGCCCTTCAGGCTGTCGCGCACCGACTATCCCGCCGACTTCGACGTCGCCTACCCCGAGCGGCTGTCCCGCGGCCTGGTGCTGGTCAAGTGGTGGCTGCTCGCACTCCCGCACTACTTCGTCGTCGCCGTGTTCACCGGTGGGGCCGGCACGATCGCCTACCAGGCCGGCGACCAGACCTGGCAGGTCGCCCTGGGCGGTGGGTTGATCGGGTTGCTGGTGCTGATCGCCGGCGTCGCGCTGCTGTTCACCGCACGCTACCCGTCCGGGCTGTTCGACCTGGTGATGGGCCTGCAGCGCTGGGTCTACCGCGTCCTGGCCTACGCCGCCCTGATGACCGACGAGTACCCGCCCTTCCGCCTCGACCCCGGCGGACCCGAGCCCGTGCCCGCGCCAGGCCCCGGGCCGGGCGCTCCCGAGGCGGGCGCCGGCGCGACGCCACGGACGGCACCCGCCGGATAA
- a CDS encoding TetR family transcriptional regulator translates to MSDDEPLSTRARLRTAALDTVHHEGIVGTSARAIARRADANQALIFYHFGTVDQLLAEASRSLSQQRARAYRERLAAVTTMRQLATAARELHHEERASGTVATLAQLIAGARTFPLLAQALRENLDLLTEPVADTLGRLVGDTPLEAVVPADELARSVAAGFVGLELVDDLHEHHDPELFSALDGLATLADALRDAGALEASWLRRRLR, encoded by the coding sequence ATGAGCGACGACGAGCCTCTGTCCACACGCGCGCGATTGCGCACCGCAGCGCTCGACACCGTGCACCACGAAGGGATCGTCGGGACCTCGGCCCGGGCCATCGCCCGGCGGGCGGACGCGAACCAGGCGCTGATCTTCTACCACTTCGGCACCGTGGACCAGCTGTTGGCCGAGGCGTCCCGTTCGCTGTCGCAGCAGCGGGCACGGGCCTACCGCGAGCGGCTGGCTGCGGTGACCACCATGCGGCAGCTCGCGACGGCCGCGCGCGAGCTCCATCACGAAGAGCGCGCGAGCGGCACCGTCGCGACGCTCGCCCAGCTCATCGCCGGCGCGCGCACCTTCCCGCTGCTCGCCCAGGCGCTTCGCGAGAACCTCGACCTGCTGACCGAGCCGGTCGCCGACACCCTCGGGCGCCTGGTCGGGGACACCCCGCTGGAGGCGGTGGTGCCGGCCGACGAGCTGGCCCGCAGCGTCGCAGCCGGCTTCGTCGGCCTCGAGCTCGTGGACGACCTCCACGAGCACCACGACCCCGAGCTGTTCTCCGCCCTCGACGGGTTGGCCACCCTTGCCGACGCCCTGCGCGACGCCGGCGCGCTCGAGGCGTCCTGGCTACGCCGCCGCCTGCGCTGA
- a CDS encoding heavy metal translocating P-type ATPase, producing MPEPTNPERSTHAGADSPDPAPAAPGGTATDEHGAPDEHAHAQDHADHQGHGGHKGHGGHDHGDHAAMFRERFWVSLVLTVPVVVYAEAIQDWFGYTAPTFPGSAWLAPVLGTAVFLYGGWPFLTGGWSELKARQPGMMLLVAMAVTVAFGSSVATTLGLVNLVDFWWEMALLVSVMLLGHWLEMRALGQARGALAALAELLPDTAERVTDHGSTESVPVGDLTIGDVVLVRPGSRVPADGEIASGRVEVDESMITGESNPVARSEGDRVVAGTVATDSSVRVRVDAVGEDTTLAGIQRMVEDAQRSSTRVQALADRAAALLFYVALGAGLITLIVWLGLGDVDMAMARTITVLVIACPHALGLAIPLVTSISTSLSARNGILVKDRLALEQMRTIDTVLFDKTGTLTLGEHAVVEVAVTSGADADRTLALAAATEGDSEHPLARAIVAHAHQHGLDVPSASDFRALSGRGVTASVDTHEVAVGGPALLRERGLEVPGDLDDRIESWQARGAAVLHVVVDDAVTAVLAMEDQVRPESREAVRALREAGVRVAMVTGDARQVADAVAADLGIDEVFAEVLPEDKDKKATELQQRGEAVAMVGDGVNDAPALARADVGIAIGAGTDVAIESAGIVLASDDPQGVVSVRTLSRRTYGKMIQNLVWAAGYNAAAIPLAAGVLAWAGFVLPMSVGAALMSLSTIIVALNAQLLRRAESEIAIPA from the coding sequence ATGCCGGAGCCCACGAACCCGGAACGGTCCACCCACGCCGGGGCCGACTCCCCCGACCCCGCACCCGCCGCACCGGGCGGGACGGCGACGGACGAGCACGGAGCGCCCGACGAGCACGCGCACGCCCAGGACCACGCGGACCATCAGGGGCACGGCGGGCACAAGGGGCACGGCGGGCACGATCATGGCGACCACGCGGCGATGTTCCGCGAGCGGTTCTGGGTGTCGCTGGTGCTCACCGTCCCGGTGGTCGTGTACGCCGAGGCCATCCAGGACTGGTTCGGCTACACCGCGCCCACGTTCCCCGGGTCGGCGTGGCTCGCGCCGGTGTTGGGCACCGCGGTCTTCCTCTACGGCGGGTGGCCGTTCCTGACCGGCGGGTGGAGCGAACTCAAGGCCCGCCAGCCCGGGATGATGCTGCTCGTCGCGATGGCGGTGACCGTTGCGTTCGGGTCGAGCGTGGCCACGACGCTGGGGCTGGTCAACCTCGTGGACTTCTGGTGGGAGATGGCCCTGCTCGTCAGCGTCATGCTGCTGGGCCATTGGTTGGAGATGCGCGCGCTGGGGCAGGCGCGAGGCGCGCTCGCCGCCCTGGCGGAGTTGCTGCCCGACACGGCCGAACGGGTTACCGACCACGGGAGCACGGAATCCGTCCCCGTCGGCGATCTCACGATCGGCGACGTCGTGCTCGTCCGCCCCGGCTCGCGGGTTCCGGCCGACGGTGAGATCGCCAGCGGCCGCGTCGAGGTCGACGAGTCGATGATCACCGGCGAGTCGAACCCGGTCGCCCGCAGCGAGGGCGACCGGGTCGTCGCCGGCACGGTCGCCACCGACTCGAGCGTGCGCGTGCGCGTCGACGCGGTCGGTGAGGACACCACGCTGGCTGGCATTCAGCGCATGGTGGAGGACGCGCAGCGCTCCAGCACCCGCGTGCAGGCGCTGGCCGATCGCGCCGCCGCGCTGTTGTTCTACGTTGCCCTCGGGGCCGGGTTGATCACGCTGATCGTCTGGCTCGGCCTGGGCGACGTCGACATGGCGATGGCGCGTACGATCACCGTCCTGGTGATCGCGTGCCCGCACGCGCTGGGCCTCGCGATCCCGCTGGTGACGTCGATCTCGACGAGCCTGTCGGCCCGCAACGGGATCCTCGTCAAGGACCGCCTCGCGCTCGAGCAGATGCGGACCATCGACACGGTGCTGTTCGACAAGACCGGGACGCTGACCCTGGGTGAGCACGCGGTGGTCGAGGTCGCGGTCACCAGCGGCGCCGACGCCGACCGGACCCTCGCGTTGGCGGCGGCCACGGAGGGCGACAGCGAGCATCCCCTCGCCCGGGCGATCGTCGCCCACGCCCACCAGCACGGCCTGGACGTGCCGAGCGCCTCCGACTTCCGGGCGCTGTCCGGCCGTGGGGTCACCGCCTCCGTGGACACGCACGAGGTGGCCGTCGGCGGCCCCGCGTTGCTGCGCGAACGCGGCCTGGAGGTCCCCGGGGACCTCGACGACCGGATCGAGTCGTGGCAGGCCCGCGGCGCGGCGGTCCTGCACGTGGTCGTCGACGATGCCGTCACGGCCGTGCTGGCGATGGAGGACCAGGTGCGTCCGGAGTCCCGGGAAGCCGTCCGCGCGTTGCGCGAGGCGGGCGTCCGGGTCGCGATGGTGACCGGCGACGCCCGGCAGGTCGCCGATGCGGTCGCGGCCGACCTCGGCATCGACGAGGTCTTCGCGGAGGTCCTGCCCGAGGACAAGGACAAGAAGGCCACCGAACTGCAGCAGCGGGGCGAGGCGGTCGCGATGGTCGGGGACGGCGTGAACGATGCGCCGGCCCTGGCCCGGGCCGACGTGGGGATCGCCATCGGTGCCGGAACCGACGTCGCGATCGAGTCCGCCGGCATCGTGCTCGCCAGCGACGATCCCCAGGGGGTCGTGAGCGTCCGAACCCTGTCGCGCCGCACCTACGGCAAGATGATCCAGAACCTCGTCTGGGCCGCCGGGTACAACGCAGCGGCGATCCCGCTCGCTGCCGGGGTGCTCGCCTGGGCCGGGTTCGTGCTCCCCATGAGCGTCGGTGCCGCGCTGATGAGCCTGTCGACGATCATCGTCGCGCTCAACGCGCAGCTCCTGCGACGCGCGGAGAGCGAGATCGCGATCCCCGCGTGA
- a CDS encoding F510_1955 family glycosylhydrolase produces the protein MGRPDDGPRILVHRRRLVACVLPLALALAGCGEDEPDGEVVPETPIDDDVGLEHVHGLGRNPADGLLYVATHFGLWRVEDDGSAERVGEHHLDLMGFTVVGEDHFLASGHPPLTDEIPPHLGLIETTDAGETWVRRSLWGEADFHALTTAHGKLWGFDANNARLLRSSEGEEWEELGGPDLLDLAVDPDDESQVIGAAGAFEPQGLVASRDGGESFEEVEGPPLVRLDWADHRALIGADASGGVWERTQEGEWEQIGELPGPPEALTVEEDELLAAADGALWRSSDGGRDWQELLRYAEPAP, from the coding sequence ATGGGACGCCCTGACGACGGGCCGAGGATCCTGGTCCACCGGCGGCGGTTGGTCGCGTGCGTGTTGCCGCTCGCCCTCGCGCTGGCCGGTTGCGGGGAGGACGAACCCGACGGCGAGGTCGTGCCCGAGACGCCGATCGACGACGACGTCGGCCTCGAGCACGTGCATGGCCTCGGCCGGAATCCCGCCGACGGGCTGCTGTACGTCGCGACCCACTTCGGGCTTTGGCGCGTGGAGGACGACGGGTCGGCCGAGCGCGTCGGCGAGCATCACCTCGACCTCATGGGGTTCACCGTGGTGGGCGAGGACCACTTCCTCGCGAGCGGCCATCCCCCGCTCACCGACGAGATCCCACCGCACCTCGGGCTGATCGAGACGACCGATGCGGGTGAGACGTGGGTGCGTCGCTCGCTGTGGGGCGAGGCCGACTTCCACGCGCTCACGACCGCCCACGGGAAGCTGTGGGGCTTCGACGCGAACAACGCTCGGTTGTTGCGCTCCTCCGAAGGCGAGGAGTGGGAGGAGCTCGGCGGGCCCGATCTGCTCGACCTGGCCGTGGACCCCGACGACGAATCGCAGGTGATCGGCGCGGCCGGCGCCTTCGAGCCGCAAGGGTTGGTCGCCAGTCGCGACGGGGGCGAGAGCTTCGAGGAGGTCGAGGGTCCTCCACTGGTGCGGCTCGACTGGGCTGACCACCGCGCGCTCATCGGAGCGGACGCGAGCGGTGGCGTGTGGGAGCGCACGCAGGAGGGGGAGTGGGAGCAGATCGGCGAGCTCCCCGGGCCCCCGGAGGCGCTGACGGTCGAGGAGGACGAACTGCTCGCGGCCGCCGATGGCGCGCTGTGGCGCTCCTCCGACGGTGGCCGGGACTGGCAGGAGCTGCTGCGTTACGCCGAGCCCGCTCCGTGA
- a CDS encoding ABC transporter permease, which translates to MTATTHSPANTERAPSNGHALAGTGTLVRFMLRRDRIRLLAWTAGFAALTLYLVTALPVAYETEADLAAATQLFADPVGRMLIGPGYGFDDPSFERFVANGYGLYFFILSALMSILLIVRHTRLEEQTGRAELVRANVVGRHTALTSALIVTVITNLVIGAAVFGVMVAVAGFGAGGSALFAASIAAVGVGFGGIATITAQLTEYSRAAAGIAGAALGAAFVLRAGGDMAAEGGNALSWTSPLGWGQQTAPFVLDRWWPLALPLGLAVVAAAVGYALAVRRDVGASLFSARPGPATAAPSLGTPLGLALRLQRASILGWGAALIIGGLVFGAYTDALIEALADMPDVFLELFGGAEDMVAGYLAYMAEFMAYLVAAFAIMAVRSLRNEETGGRAEPVLATPVSRWAWLGSNLAVAAAAVVVLMGLTGAATGAGAAIVTGEAHHVGELTAAHLNHAPGPLLVLGVAALLFGVFPRAVPIAWVLVGYGLVVGTFGPLLDLPEAAFDLSPFEHPAEMPLEGFALAPVAILTLLAIVAAALGLLAFRQRGVNVT; encoded by the coding sequence ATGACCGCCACCACCCACTCTCCTGCCAATACCGAACGCGCCCCGTCGAACGGCCACGCGCTGGCCGGGACCGGCACGCTCGTCCGGTTCATGCTCCGCCGCGACCGCATCCGCCTGCTCGCCTGGACGGCCGGGTTCGCCGCGTTGACGCTCTACCTCGTCACGGCCTTGCCCGTCGCCTACGAGACGGAGGCCGACCTGGCCGCAGCCACTCAGCTGTTCGCCGATCCCGTCGGCCGGATGCTGATCGGCCCGGGGTACGGATTCGACGACCCCTCGTTCGAGCGCTTCGTCGCCAACGGCTACGGCCTCTACTTCTTCATCCTGTCGGCGCTAATGAGCATCCTGCTCATCGTCCGCCATACCCGACTGGAGGAGCAGACCGGGCGCGCAGAGCTGGTCCGCGCGAACGTCGTCGGCCGGCACACCGCCCTGACCTCCGCACTGATCGTCACGGTCATCACCAACCTCGTCATCGGGGCGGCCGTGTTCGGGGTCATGGTGGCCGTCGCGGGCTTCGGCGCCGGTGGTTCGGCGCTGTTCGCCGCCAGTATCGCCGCGGTGGGGGTGGGCTTCGGCGGGATCGCCACGATCACCGCACAGCTCACCGAGTACTCGCGGGCGGCCGCCGGCATCGCCGGCGCCGCTCTGGGGGCGGCATTCGTGCTGCGCGCGGGTGGGGACATGGCCGCCGAGGGCGGCAACGCCCTGTCCTGGACGTCCCCGCTGGGCTGGGGGCAGCAGACCGCCCCGTTCGTCCTCGACCGGTGGTGGCCCCTGGCGCTGCCGCTCGGCCTGGCCGTGGTCGCGGCGGCCGTCGGCTACGCGCTGGCCGTCCGACGTGACGTCGGCGCGAGCCTGTTCTCCGCGCGCCCCGGCCCAGCGACTGCGGCCCCGTCCCTGGGCACACCCCTCGGGCTCGCGCTGCGTCTGCAGCGCGCCAGCATCCTCGGCTGGGGCGCCGCGCTCATCATCGGAGGGCTGGTGTTCGGCGCCTACACCGACGCGCTCATTGAGGCGCTGGCCGACATGCCCGACGTGTTCCTGGAGCTGTTCGGAGGGGCGGAGGACATGGTGGCCGGGTACCTGGCCTACATGGCGGAGTTCATGGCCTACCTCGTCGCCGCCTTCGCGATCATGGCGGTCCGGAGCCTGCGCAACGAGGAGACCGGTGGCCGCGCCGAACCGGTGCTCGCAACACCGGTCAGCCGCTGGGCCTGGCTCGGCAGCAATCTCGCCGTCGCGGCCGCCGCGGTGGTGGTGCTCATGGGCCTGACCGGTGCCGCCACCGGCGCAGGAGCGGCCATCGTGACCGGTGAGGCCCACCACGTGGGGGAGCTCACCGCCGCGCACCTCAACCACGCGCCGGGGCCGCTGCTCGTGCTCGGCGTGGCCGCCCTGCTGTTCGGTGTGTTCCCGCGCGCCGTGCCGATCGCGTGGGTGCTCGTGGGCTATGGCCTCGTCGTGGGCACGTTCGGCCCTCTGCTCGACCTGCCCGAGGCCGCCTTCGACCTCTCGCCGTTCGAGCATCCCGCCGAGATGCCCCTCGAAGGGTTCGCCCTCGCCCCGGTCGCGATCCTGACCCTGCTCGCGATCGTCGCCGCCGCGCTCGGGTTGCTCGCCTTCCGCCAGCGCGGGGTGAACGTGACCTGA
- a CDS encoding ABC transporter ATP-binding protein — protein MTERELAISVQGLQKAFGPVQALDGLDLAVEPGQVHGFLGPNGAGKTTAIRVLLGLLRADGGQARVLGGDPWRDAVALHRRLAFVPGDVELWPNLTGGEAIDLFARLRGRFDRARRDQLCERFDLDPTKKGRTYSKGNRQKVALISALASDVELLLLDEPTAGLDPLMEAVFQECIREAKSAGRTVLLSSHILAQVEVLADRISIIRQGRIVESGTLAELRHLTRTTVTAETEQPAEALAELSGVHGFEHLDGQIRFEVDGERLDEAVRALAPLGVRSLVAHPPTLEQLLLRHYGDELAARTNSATSKAQP, from the coding sequence ATGACTGAGCGTGAACTCGCGATCTCGGTGCAGGGCCTGCAGAAGGCGTTCGGCCCCGTGCAGGCCCTGGACGGACTGGACCTCGCCGTCGAGCCGGGGCAGGTGCACGGGTTCCTGGGCCCCAACGGGGCCGGCAAGACCACCGCCATCCGGGTGCTGTTGGGACTGCTCCGCGCCGACGGCGGGCAGGCGCGCGTGCTGGGGGGCGATCCCTGGCGCGACGCGGTGGCGTTGCATCGCCGCTTGGCGTTCGTCCCCGGCGACGTCGAGCTCTGGCCCAACCTCACCGGCGGCGAGGCGATCGACCTATTCGCCCGCCTGCGAGGCCGGTTCGACCGCGCCCGCCGCGACCAGCTGTGCGAGCGGTTCGACCTCGACCCGACCAAGAAGGGCCGCACCTACTCCAAGGGCAACCGGCAGAAGGTCGCGCTGATCTCGGCCCTGGCCAGCGACGTCGAGCTGCTGCTGCTCGACGAGCCGACCGCCGGGCTGGACCCGCTCATGGAGGCCGTGTTCCAGGAGTGCATCCGCGAGGCGAAGAGCGCCGGTCGGACGGTGCTGCTCTCGAGCCACATCCTCGCCCAGGTGGAGGTGTTGGCCGACCGCATCTCGATCATCCGCCAGGGCCGCATCGTCGAGTCCGGGACACTGGCCGAGCTGCGCCACCTGACGCGCACCACGGTCACCGCGGAGACCGAGCAGCCCGCCGAGGCGCTGGCCGAGCTGTCCGGTGTGCACGGCTTCGAACACCTCGACGGGCAGATCCGCTTCGAGGTCGACGGTGAGCGGCTCGACGAGGCCGTCCGGGCGCTCGCGCCCCTTGGCGTGCGCTCGCTCGTCGCCCATCCGCCCACCCTCGAGCAGCTGTTGCTGCGCCACTACGGCGACGAACTCGCGGCCCGCACCAACAGCGCGACCTCGAAGGCGCAGCCATGA
- a CDS encoding TetR/AcrR family transcriptional regulator — MATAPSREEDRTARARIRDAAIARFAAHGAASTSVKEIAGDVGISPALVFHHFGSKEGLRTACDEHVVAVLNEQKQAAMREGPQLDVFEALRQAADGPPVMRYLGRMLAEGSEQARPLVDGMVDVAMAALEEGARSGMLEPIDEPRDLSVVLVLWSLGLLVLHDHAERLLGVEIAGTPEDRARYVRVAIEALRGLFTEEAYHHSRAQLAGDSLEKEEADD; from the coding sequence ATGGCAACAGCACCGTCCCGCGAGGAGGACCGCACCGCCCGCGCGCGCATTCGCGACGCCGCGATCGCGCGGTTCGCGGCGCACGGCGCGGCCAGCACGAGCGTGAAGGAGATCGCCGGGGACGTGGGGATCTCCCCGGCGCTGGTGTTCCACCACTTCGGCTCGAAGGAGGGGTTGCGCACCGCGTGCGACGAGCACGTGGTGGCGGTCCTGAACGAGCAGAAGCAGGCGGCGATGCGGGAGGGCCCCCAGCTCGACGTGTTCGAGGCACTGCGACAGGCAGCCGACGGGCCGCCCGTAATGCGCTACCTCGGGCGCATGCTCGCCGAAGGCTCGGAGCAAGCGCGCCCGCTCGTCGACGGGATGGTCGACGTGGCGATGGCGGCACTCGAGGAAGGCGCGCGGTCGGGGATGCTGGAGCCCATCGACGAGCCCAGGGACCTCAGCGTGGTCCTCGTGCTCTGGTCACTCGGGCTGTTGGTGCTGCACGACCACGCCGAGCGGCTCCTGGGCGTCGAAATCGCCGGGACTCCCGAGGACCGTGCCCGGTACGTGCGAGTGGCGATCGAGGCCCTGCGCGGCCTGTTCACCGAGGAGGCCTACCATCACAGCCGGGCCCAGTTGGCCGGCGATTCGCTCGAGAAAGAAGAAGCCGATGACTGA